Within the Thermomicrobiales bacterium genome, the region GCTTCGCGCCGGCGAGCGATTCACGCAGCACATTGGCTTCGCCAGCCTCCTCCGCTGCCTGCGCCTCTTCCGTCCGCTGCCACGGAACGAGCACGGCAACCATTAGCGCCGAGATGGCGAATGACCCGGCATCGAGGAAGAGCACGGTCGTCGCGCCAAGAACTGACATGAGAAAGCCCGCCGCGAGCGGGCCGATGACCATCGCCGCCGCGCTGGCCATCTGCATGCCGGCATTCGCGCGCTCCAGCGACATGCCGGTTCTGGCGCTCAGGCCGGGAATCATCGACTGCCGCGCAGCCGCACCGGGGATGTCGAGCAGCGCACCCATGAATACCAGCACCAGCAAGTGCCAGAACTGCAGCATGTCCGCCAGGTGCAGGATCGGGATGAGGACGACGGTCAGACCGCTGAAGATGTCGCTGACGACACTCGCGCGCTTGAACCCGACGCGATCGACGACGAGGCCACCGGCCATCCCGGCCACGACGACCGGCAGCAGCGACGCGAAGGCGACGATGCCGGTGCGCGAGGCGCTGCCGGTCGTGATATAGACGAACCAGGGGATAACCAGCGCAGTGAGCGAGTTGCCGGTCAGCGATATGCCGCTCGCCAACACGAGGAACGGAATCGCCAGGCGATCCCTCCGCGTTGGGTTGTCCGACCCCGCCGGTCGCTCGACAACGGTATTCATGTCAATCTTCCTGCTGCGCGGGCCGGCTGGGACCGAGTGCGTTGAGCATGCGATCCGCGTCCGCCACCGAGATTTCGCCGCGCGACAGGGCGTCGAGGATCGCCCGCATCTGCTGATCGCGCGTCAGAACCGGTACATGGGTGGTCGTCTCTTCGGGCGCTGTGGATAGCGAAACGACGGAATTCGGTGCGGATGGCGGCGTCGGTGCCAGTGGCGGGCTCGGAGCGACAGGCGGCTGTGGCGGCTGCGGGGCCGTCGGCACCAGCCGGACGCGGATGTCGCCGCGCTCCGTCCGCAGCTTCAGATCGACCCGCTGCGTCGAAGACGGATCTGTGACGCCCACATAGCGCTGCGTCGCGCCGCGCGGGCCGGGCCGACCGACGCTGACCAGCGGAACATCAGACTGAATCTCACCACCGGCCAACAACGCCTCAACCCGCACCGGCACGCCGGATTGCAGGGCCAGGGTAATGTCGCCCGATGATGTTTCCGCTGAGAACGAGCCAGTGTCGGCGTCGTCGCTGGTCGAAAAAGTGACGCCATGGTCGCCGGCGTGGAAGCTGAATCCGCCTTTGGTGAAACGCAGGCCAGCGTCTCCCGCCTCCAGGTCGAAGCCACCACGGGAAATCCGCAACCCCTTGTCATCGGCAGCAAACGACAATCCCTTCGAGCGCAGGATGCGGGAGACAAGGCCGTCGTCATCCGCATCGGGCTGCCCGTGCGGTTGCGATGGCGGCGGCAGCAACTGTGTGTTGCAGACGATGTCCCCGCGCGCCGTCTCGATATCCATACCCACCAGGCTACCGGCGCGAATGACGACGTCACCACTGCCAATCTTGACCGTCAGGTTCTGGCTGCGCGGGCGCGTGACAGTCACGTCACCGGTGCCCATTTTGGCGACAATGGAGCCCGTCGAATCGACGATCGACACATCACCACTACCCAGCTTCAGATCCAGCCTGCCGTCGATCGAGTCGCAGGTGACATCGCCCTTGCCCAGCGACAGCGTCCCGACAGCCGCGGAGGTCGCGATCTGAACATCGCCACTTCCGACGCTCATCGCTATCCGGCCGACGCAATTCGCGAGGCGCGCATCGCCCTTACCCAGCGTGTAGGTCAGATCGCCAGAGCCGCCATCGACCCGCAGATTGCCCTGCCCGTGGCGTATTTCCACCGCGCCTTCGATGCCGCTGAGATAAATATCTCCGCGCTCGAGGCTGCCGTTGATCGGCGGACAACCGGTGGTCGGCACCGTCAGCACCGGCGAGCTGTTTGAGCTGCGCCCGCGCTGATAGATGATGATCGTGTCGCCCTCGCGAACCAGTGACGGATCGCCGCTCTTCGAGCCGGGCGAGAGGTACACCTGCCCGACCATTGCCGGGTCGGCGATGACCGAGATGTTCGTGTGCTCACAGTCCAGTCGGATCCAGTTGATTCCTTCTAGCGAGCCGGGATGGTCCGCAGCTCGCGTTTCATCAATCTCTGCCATCAGGCTCACCTCGATTTCTTCGTGCGTCGCTCATCTGGCGAAACGCAGGATAACCACAATAGAACGAAGGACGCAGTGCGATCATGCCGACGCTGCACCGGCCCGGGCGGCAGTGCCTGGGGGCAGGTCCATCTCGCGCAATGCAGACACGCGCAACATGCTCAGCGCTGCGAGGACGTAGATCACGGCGACGCCTCCAATCGCGAGCGTCAGGCCGGCCC harbors:
- a CDS encoding MFS transporter: MNTVVERPAGSDNPTRRDRLAIPFLVLASGISLTGNSLTALVIPWFVYITTGSASRTGIVAFASLLPVVVAGMAGGLVVDRVGFKRASVVSDIFSGLTVVLIPILHLADMLQFWHLLVLVFMGALLDIPGAAARQSMIPGLSARTGMSLERANAGMQMASAAAMVIGPLAAGFLMSVLGATTVLFLDAGSFAISALMVAVLVPWQRTEEAQAAEEAGEANVLRESLAGAKLILSDSFLRAIIQVSVGANLLFSALFAVALPVYAKEVFDDPRVLGLIIAGFGGGSLVGTILYGIVGERLPRIKLLLGGVALMAVGLWSLPWSTWVALSVIGAAAMGLANGPINATLMVILQERVPESHLGRVYSSLMAMVQIASPVGVVLAGFILDSVAVTVVLAGIAGLFSLIAILTFLNPEIRTISTSAQPVLTGRATANQRVE
- a CDS encoding DUF4097 domain-containing protein, whose product is MAEIDETRAADHPGSLEGINWIRLDCEHTNISVIADPAMVGQVYLSPGSKSGDPSLVREGDTIIIYQRGRSSNSSPVLTVPTTGCPPINGSLERGDIYLSGIEGAVEIRHGQGNLRVDGGSGDLTYTLGKGDARLANCVGRIAMSVGSGDVQIATSAAVGTLSLGKGDVTCDSIDGRLDLKLGSGDVSIVDSTGSIVAKMGTGDVTVTRPRSQNLTVKIGSGDVVIRAGSLVGMDIETARGDIVCNTQLLPPPSQPHGQPDADDDGLVSRILRSKGLSFAADDKGLRISRGGFDLEAGDAGLRFTKGGFSFHAGDHGVTFSTSDDADTGSFSAETSSGDITLALQSGVPVRVEALLAGGEIQSDVPLVSVGRPGPRGATQRYVGVTDPSSTQRVDLKLRTERGDIRVRLVPTAPQPPQPPVAPSPPLAPTPPSAPNSVVSLSTAPEETTTHVPVLTRDQQMRAILDALSRGEISVADADRMLNALGPSRPAQQED